The Drosophila sechellia strain sech25 chromosome 2L, ASM438219v1, whole genome shotgun sequence region GAATGAATTATTTTTCGATTATTTAATAAGGAAGTTAGGTAAGTATGCTAAAAATTGATTGACAGCGATGGTTCAGCAACATTCGTTTCCATCTGGTTAAAAGAAGTGTCATGGAAATGGTATGACAgagcaaaagcaaacaatacTTTTCAATTAACTTGACATTCCCTCGTCGTTTGCATCGAGCCCATCCCGAGTTCATTCCTCATCCTAAGACATGTTTTTACTTTGCAGTAGTTCACTTTGAATGTCCCATAGCATTCCGTGCTTGCTGCAAAAGTCGAACAGTCAAGAAAAAGTAGAAACTTATATTGTGCATGAATGGGAATGGAAGATAGGACACAGCGTATACCCTTCCATGCCCTACAATATTATCAGAATTTACTAAATGTTGTAAAGTTGCcccatttatatataaaaaagacAAGTTTTTAACAtctttttaatatatttgtattaataTGCAGTTTTCCGACATTTAACTTTCTTCAGGCAATGGCTCTCGAATACAGAGGAGCACATCCAGATTTAAGAACACTGAAAACTGGGATCTGGTTACCGGGTACCTGAGTCATTGCAGCTGGGAATGGCATGAACGTGTTGCATATGCATCTTCCTCAATGCGAAGTTATGAGCCAAAGTTTCGTTGCAGGACGAGAAAAAGGAGTTGTGTGCTACGTGTGAATGGGTCTCCTCCGGAGCAGAGTTCCTCGCAATTGGGGGCAAATAAATAGTCGGGCCGGGTAACTTTTGTGCGCTTCACCGGAAATTTGTTTGGCAGGAAAATTGCTTTAAAGTGTCACAGGGCGGTTGGCAGCCATTAATACTCGAGTGGCACTCCTGGGGCTTTCTGCACTTTGCTCTGGGCCATCGTGGAGGTGGCAAATCGAAAACAACTTAGcaatgggatgggatgggttGCGGCCTGTGTCGCCTCCTGTCTGTTATGACCAGGACCTGGCCCAAACGGCGAGGGCCCGCATTAGGCCATTAAAGCTAATTAAACCCAGCCGCCCTGGGGCCCAGGCTAACGCCATCAATCCTCCCATTTAATGCCCGTTCCCATTCCAAGACGGGCATGCCTCGGCTTTATTAAACGCAGCCAGTCGCTTCAGTTGCCATCGCCGTAATGAGTGCGGCTGCCAGCAGACAACTTGATGAGGTTGCGATTGATGTTGCAAATGAAGTCGTTCCATCCATGAGCAGCCAAGGGGGCAGcggggatcgggatcgggatgtCGTGGCTTGTTACACTTTGTGCGCCACTTTCCTCTACACTTGCAAAAAACTTGATGAAGAGGAGTAAGTACGTGACATAGTCATtactatattttaattttaaagttccctctacattttatacaaagaaaaaataactgcaatttttacatatattacaagaTTTGTTTGTGGATTTTATATACTTAAAAATTAGTAGTACAAAATATTTCTAGAAAATACATTACAAGTTATAATTTGGTACTTTATATTGGTTAGCTGAAAACTTGCACAATTTCTTCCACTGGATGAGCGCTGATTTTGCGCCACTTAAACTTTAAACTCAAACCACAAGCCAGGCAAGCGGACACCAGAAAGACAGAGGACGGGGTACGGTACGGATTGGATGCAACTTGAATGCCACTTAGTGTCGTCATGGTGCGGGCTGCAATAGGAAAACGAGGTGGGCGGTAATAGGAGGTCCAAAGTGTTTCCGCCAGAGAGCCGATCCGGCGAATATCGACCGGCGCAAACTTTGATTTCAGCTGTCCCACTTCTATTAACACAAAGCGGACCCTATATCTATCTCCCCAATCGGAAATGATATCCCAAATAGGCTGTCGGGCTGGCCTGCCACGGAGGGATCTGCCGCGAATCCATCCTCGGCGGGTGCAGGTTGCTTGGCTCGTTCGGATGTGTCATCTGGCGGGCAGAAGCAGTGGATTGTTTGGATATACCCCAAAGTCGTGACCAGAGCGTAGAGCTCATCCGACGTACCATACGGCTCATCCGAGGATATAGTCCTTCCCCACTCGACGTTACGGGCTCGTCCTGGATTGGTTTTGCATCCAATCGGGCAGCAACCTTCCTGCGCCGCTTGTGGGTTATCTTTTCATCCTGTTGATCATAAAATTTGGATCGATTTTTAATGTTCTTTAAATTTGACATTGCTAAACAGTTCTCTATGTGATTCCGACACttcaaaatttatttataaaatgagTTGTAGGCCCATATGCATGTGACACAAGGAACTTAAGGTTAACAAGCTACTACGTTGAAATTCGAACTCAACTTACTGCTACTCATTAGCCACAATAAAATTGACCAATTATACGTGTAGATATTCGATTTGGGGTTCAACTTAAATTTATGGTTTGTCCTTGCAGACTGATGATTTAGTAAATGCAAACCAATTACCGCTATTTTCGAACCATCCCATTAGCAACCGAATGTCAATTACCACGGCAACCACGCCCGCTGCTTGACCGCCCCTTGCCCACCCCTTCCCCCCCTGACACCCTGACACCCCCTACCGTTTTGGCCCAGCCTGGCACATGGCTAACAAGTTAATTTCACAATGTTTGCGGCTTGAGTGCGAACAAACAAATTGCGTGGCATTTCCGGCACCCAGGGGGCATCGCTTCGAGTGGCGACAGCAAAGAGGCCAACAAATCAATTGGCCAAAGGGGGGTGCGGTGGTGGTGGCCTAAACAACCGCCAATCAAAGCACACCGACACACTCACAACTCGCATTCAAAAGTGACTATTGATTgagcaccaacaacaacagcagcagcaagaacGAGAACAGAAAtttgtaaattattattactaATACGACATGTGGTGAGCGGTCAATGCAGTTAATGCAGAACGCGCGAACGAGGGAAGTTTCTATCGAAAGTAAAGGGTTGTATGGAATATGCGATACAGGTAGTTGTTAAGTAAAGATCAGTTTTCATTGAATGCCAATAAATGTTGGCTGCTTCTTGATATGAGATATCATACGAACTGATATGAGATGTATTTCAATCTTGAGCAAACTATACAACTGCCCTCGTTTGCCACCCGATACCCAATTAAATGTACGCCCCCACCCACCGAAAACTCACCCGGTGTTGACCAAATGTGCTTACATTTGCATAGTGCCAGTGTGTGGGTGAGTTCGGCGACTGGGCCTCTCCCAGCGTTAATgcaataataaattttatttataccaaCATGCATGTAGCATGCAGACACGCACACTACTGCCTGCGCTTGTATATGGCTCACACAAAAACTAATTACACGCCACAATGATTACATTTTACAGCGCCATTGAGCTTTTGTTGAGCAAGTATGGccgcaacaacaatagcaacaattgCAGCATCCGGAAGTGTTAAACAACAAACActctcacccacacacacacacacgagcgCATTCACGCCGAAAAATGTTGAGCTTGCGAAAGGAGTTTCGCTCGTGGCCATTCTGAAATGTGgtaataaaaagttttccctcAATGAATGACACCTTGGGGCATTGCATCCCCAAAAATTATGCCAAAACTATAGAATAAACTAATGAAAGATGAGCAATATGGGATATATACACACTACTGGCTCTTCTATGCGTGGAGATCTTTCAACTGCAGTTCAGCAATGCCGTTGATAAGAAAATATTAAGTGTAACAGTTGGACTAGAAAACAGTAAACTTACGTACTTACGTACATACggaaaatatcatttaataTTAGTAGGGTATGTGATATCCTCACAACTCACATATCTGCTGGAATCCAATTTGCCCTCGTTATGTTCGAGTACCGGATATGCATAGCAAACCGCAGAAAGTGGTGCGTTCCGCATTCTGTAGTCTGCTTTTCAGCGCACTTCTGCGGGATGCGAGTCAACAGGCGGCAGAAAGTGCAGGAGCGTTCGTTCAACATGCGTTCCCGTGCATATTTTAATTACCTCAACAATATAATCAGCGCAGCAGACAGACCATTGAAAACGTTGGCCGGATGTGCCCTAACTTGCACAGGGTATATCTGACTGAAATCCG contains the following coding sequences:
- the LOC6611834 gene encoding uncharacterized protein LOC6611834, which produces MSNLKNIKNRSKFYDQQDEKITHKRRRKVAARLDAKPIQDEPVTSSGEGLYPRMSRMMTHPNEPSNLHPPRMDSRQIPPWQASPTAYLGYHFRLGR